In a genomic window of Phragmites australis chromosome 14, lpPhrAust1.1, whole genome shotgun sequence:
- the LOC133890674 gene encoding methylmalonate-semialdehyde dehydrogenase [acylating], mitochondrial-like, with protein MLRAVLSRSASGLRRSPMAAAPLSTSAAAAWLSNGPASSAPRVRLLIGGEFVESRADEHVDVTNPATQEVVSRIPLTTADEFRAAVDAARTAFPGWRSTPVTARQRVMFKFQELIRANMDKLAESITTEQGKTLKDAWGDVFRGLEVVEHACGMGTLQMGEYVSNVSHGIDTFSIREPLGVCAGICPFNFPAMIPLWMFPVAVTCGNTFVLKPSEKDPGAAMMLAELAMEAGLPKGVLNIVHGTHDVVNNICDDERIKAVSFVGSNTAGMHIYSRASASGKRVQCNMGAKNHAIILPDADRNATLNALIAAGFGAAGQRCMALSTAVFVGGSEQWEDELVKRARGLVVNSGMANDADLGPVISKQAKDRICKLVQSGADSGARMLLDGRDIVVPNFEDGNFVGPTILADVKSDMECYKEEIFGPVLLLMKAESVEDAIQIVNRNKYGNGASIFTTSGVNARKFQTDIEAGQVGINVPIPVPLPFFSFTGSKASFAGDLNFYGKAGVQFFTQIKTITQQWKETPAQRVSLSMPTSQK; from the exons ATGCTTCGCGCGGTCCTCTCCCGCTCAG CCTCCGGCCTCCGCCGGTCGCCGATGGCCGCCGCCCCGCTCTCAACCTCCGCCGCTGCCGCGTGGCTCTCCAACGGCCCCGCCTCCTCTGCG CCTAGGGTCCGCCTCCTCATCGGCGGTGAGTTCGTTGAGTCGCGCGCCGACGAGCACGTCGACGTCACCAACCCC GCGACGCAGGAGGTGGTGTCACGGATCCCGCTCACCACCGCGGACGAGTTCAGGGCCGCTGTGGACGCCGCCAGGACGGCCTTCCCCGGGTGGCGGAGCACGCCCGTGACGGCGCGGCAGCGCGTCATGTTCAAGTTCCAGGAGCTCATCCGGGCCAATATG GATAAGCTTGCAGAGAGCATTACGACCGAGCAGGGGAAGACGCTGAAGGATGCTTGGGGTGATGTATTTCGTGGTCTAG AGGTGGtggaacatgcttgtggaatggGGACTCTGCAAATGGGTGAATATGTATCTAATGTTTCTCATGGGATTGACACCTTTAGCATTAGAGAGCCACTTGGTGTTTGTGCTGGGATATGCCCATTTAATTTTCCTGCTATGATTCCCTTATGG ATGTTTCCCGTAGCTGTTACATGTGGCAACACTTTTGTCCTCAAGCCATCAGAAAAGGATCCAG GGGCTGCTATGATGCTTGCGGAGCTAGCAATGGAGGCTGGTTTACCTAAGGGTGTTTTGAACATTGTTCATGGTACCCAT GATGTTGTCAACAATATTTGTGATGATGAGCGTATTAAGGCAGTGTCTTTTGTTGGTTCTAATACA gctGGTATGCATATATATTCTAGAGCATCTGCATCAGGCAAGCGTGTTCAG TGCAATATGGGAGCAAAGAATCATGCAATTATCCTTCCTGATGCTGATAGAAATGCCACACTGAATGCCCTTATTGCTGCTGGGTTTGGTGCAGCAGGGCAAAGGTGCATGGCATTGAGCACTgctgtttttgttggaggttcaGAACAATG GGAGGATGAGCTAGTCAAACGTGCAAGGGGTCTTGTTGTTAATTCAGGAATGGCTAATGACGCAGACCTTGGTCCAGTGATCAGCAAACAG GCGAAGGACCGTATCTGCAAGTTAGTCCAAAGTGGCGCTGACAGTGGAGCTCGTATGTTGCTTGACGGGAGAGATATTGTG GTTCCTAACTTCGAGGATGGAAATTTTGTTGGTCCAACCATTCTGGCTGATGTTAAAAGTGACATGGAGTGTTACAAG GAGGAAATTTTTGGTCCAGTTCTTCTCTTGATGAAG GCAGAGAGCGTAGAAGATGCCATCCAAATTGTAAACAGAAACAA GTATGGCAACGGGGCTTCTATATTTACAACATCTGGTGTCAATGCAAGGAAATTCCAAACGGACATTGAAGCTGGCCAG GTGGGCATCAATGTGCCGATTCCAGTACCCCTGCCATTCTTCTCCTTCACAGGCAGCAAAGCTTCGTTCGCAGGAGATTTGAATTTCTACG GCAAGGCTGGCGTGCAATTCTTCACCCAGATCAAGACAATCACGCAGCAGTGGAAGGAAACGCCGGCGCAGCGTGTTTCCCTCTCCATGCCCACCTCGCAGAAGTGA